One Prunus dulcis chromosome 8, ALMONDv2, whole genome shotgun sequence DNA window includes the following coding sequences:
- the LOC117638754 gene encoding NADH:quinone reductase, translated as MGWGGILGFEYGIVQAPLGPDIAGPELVAAVANAGGLGFLRAPDWESPHYLRELIRKTRSLTDKPFGVGVVLAFPHEKNIQVILDEKVAVLQVYWGECSEELVLKAHQSGVKVVPQVGSLDKANKAIYAGVDAIIVQGREAGGHVISQDALISLLPKVADLVGDRDIPVIAAGGIVDGRGYVAALALGAQGVCLGTRFLATQESRAHPTYKRKLVEFDRTEYTDVFGRARWPGAPHRVLYTPFFNDWKSLPPHQNEADQPVIGHSTIHDREIEIRRLAGTVPNVTATGDIEGMVMYAGQSVGLIKEILPAGEVVKRLVEEAQLLIKHKFGDILLTHS; from the exons atgggttgGGGTGGGATATTGGGTTTTGAGTATGGAATTGTTCAAGCACCATTGGGACCTGATATTGCTGGACCCGAGCttgttgctgctgttgctAATGCTGGGGGACTTGGTTTCCTCAGAGCCCCTGATTGG GAGTCACCACATTACCTGCGGGAGCTCATAAGGAAGACTCGAAGCTTAACTGACAAACCGTTTGGGGTTGGTGTTGTTCTGGCGTTTCCGCATGAGAAAAATATACAAGTCATTTTGGATGAAAAGGTAGCAGTGCTGCAGGTTTACTGGGGTGAATGTTCAGAGGAGCTTGTATTGAAAGCTCATCAGTCTGGGGTTAAGGTTGTTCCTCAA GTTGGCAGCTTGGACAAAGCGAATAAAGCAATATATGCTGGTGTAGATGCAATTATTGTTCAAGGGCGTGAAGCAGGAGGGCATGTGATCAGTCAG GAtgctttgatttcattgttgCCCAAGGTAGCTGATCTTGTTGGAGATCGGGATATACCTGTTATCGCGGCCGGTGGTATAGTGGATGGCCGTGGATATGTTGCTGCTCTGGCCCTTGGTGCTCAAGGGGTCTGCCTAGGCACTAG GTTTCTTGCAACTCAGGAAAGCCGTGCTCATCCCACATACAAGAGGAAGCTGGTTGAATTTGACAGAACTGAGTACACTGATGTATTCGGGCGTGCAAGGTGGCCTGGAGCGCCGCATCGCGTTCTGTATACACCATTCTTCAATGATTGGAAATCTCTTCCTCCTCATCAGAATGAAGCAGATCAGCCTGTCATCGGTCATTCGACAATACATGATAGG GAAATAGAAATTCGTCGTCTTGCCGGTACTGTTCCAAATGTGACTGCAACTGGTGACATTGAAGGCATGGTGATGTATGCTGGCCAAAGTGTAGGCCTCATCAAGGAAATTTTACCTGCAGGGGAGGTGGTAAAGAGGCTAGTTGAAGAGGCTCAACTTCTGATAAAGCACAAGTTCGGTGATATATTGTTGACTCATAGCTGA
- the LOC117638365 gene encoding 7-deoxyloganetin glucosyltransferase-like, translating to MDGVGVEVSKRPHAVCLPFPAQGHISPMMKFAKLLHHRGFHITFVNSEYNHKRMLKSRGPSALHVSQDFCFEAIPDGLPPTDADATQDILSLCDSTSKTFLGPFRNLLDNLSLDKTLPPVTCIVSDGVMSFAIKASEGLEFRWLCSGLQVHAASWAARSTANLLTKVLHHSEVHVMLHEK from the coding sequence ATGGATGGCGTCGGAGTAGAAGTTAGCAAGAGGCCTCATGCTGTGTGTCTCCCATTCCCAGCTCAAGGTCACATAAGCCCAATGATGAAGTTTGCAAAGCTCCTACATCACAGAGGCTTTCACATAACCTTTGTCAACAGTGAGTACAACCACAAACGCATGCTCAAATCCCGAGGCCCCTCCGCCCTCCACGTCTCCCAGGACTTCTGTTTTGAAGCCATCCCCGATGGTCTGCCTCCTACAGATGCTGACGCTACGCAAGACATCCTGTCTCTTTGCGACTCCACAAGCAAGACTTTCTTAGGACCATTTCGCAACCTGCTGGATAACCTTAGTCTTGACAAGACCCTCCCACCGGTGACCTGTATTGTCTCCGATGGTGTCATGTCATTCGCCATCAAGGCCAGTGAAGGCTTGGAATTCCGGTGGCTCTGTTCTGGACTGCAAGTGCATGCGGCTTCATGGGCTGCACGCAGTACCGCCAACTTATTGACAAAGGTCTTACACCACTCAGAGGTACATGTTATGttacatgaaaaataa